CCAAGCTGACCAACTTCTCGGCCATCTCTGAGGAGATGACGTAGGTCTCGACTAGCTTTCGGGCAGCAGCGGCCTCGTCAGCGTCCCGCAGCTGGACCACGGACTCGATAGGCTCAAATTGGATCAGGTCTCCGTATTTCATTGCGACGGCCCTCCTGCGCTTTCATTCCTTGCCTTTATGCATCGGCCTTCGGATTCACGACCAGTAAATCTCGTAGGGGATATCTTTGGTATTCGGGGTGGTCCGGCGTCGCATAGACCAAGTAGAGTGATGAGGACTGAGTGATGCGTGATGAGTTGTCGGGTGTTCCCAGCTCAGACCTCAGTCCTCGTCGCTCGTTTCTGATTTCGCCACTCCAGGCCGCAACCACCGTTTTGTTCCGGGACAATCCCTGAAGGAGTCGTAACGGATCCTGCTTGAGCGAAACGTCAAAGAGCAGCTCAATGTTGTCCAGCAAAACCACGCCTGCCTGGCACGTCGCTTCCCTTTCCGGCGCAACCACGTCGGCTTCAGATGCGGCCACGATCTGCGCGAGGAGGCCGGGCAGCTGCAAAACCCGCTGGCGCTCGGTGAGATTGAGCATGCGCCGGGAAAGTTCAAGATTGACGTTGATGAGGGGTGACCCCGTGCGCTCATGAACATCTCGCAGCACGGCAGTTTTTCCCGAACCGGCAGGCGCGACCAATAAAACGAGCCTGTAATACAGTTCCGCGGCCTGGCCAATTTTTTCTATGATTTGATCGGCGAGTGATTCTGCCATGAGCGACCTCCTTCGATCCATGCGCCTTGAGGCCAGCGCCGCCAGCCTTACCCACTCGTCCACTTCTTTCTTCTCGAACTTGGAAAGCCGGCCGACCTTGTGGCCTGGCAGTTGCCGTTAACTCAACCATCACTAAACCATGTCGCCGCCAATAACGAGATGATGAGCCATCTTACCTGTCGGCAGCCATCCGTCTACCACCATTCCATTCTGGTCACATTCGGCCCCATCGAATGCCTGAAACCGACTCTTTCCCTTGGCTGTTCGGTATCCTACGGTCCCACTCTTGGAAGTTAACGGACTAATAAACGAGAACAAACAGCAGGACAATATAACAATTTGAGGTTTATCGTCATCCAGTTTATCGCGTTATTTTCCACCGTGGACCGAATGAAATCGAATTACGGCGTGCAGGTCCAGCGGGACCTACCGCCCTGGGTAATCCAGGCCCAGAGATTTTCATGCTCATGGAGCCTGAGGGGGTGGCTTGGTATTGAACATGCGGGCCGCCACGCGCGCTTGTGCCCCTGCGTCCACGATCGAATCGTTGTTTTTGGCGGCGACGATGTCCTCTACCGCGACCAGCGGGATCGCCATGCCGGAAGCCCTGAAAAAGATGACAAAGTTTAAAATGGCCCTCAAAGGGATTGGATCACCTACAAGGGCTGGGTTTGGTCAGGGAAAAGGGTGTGTGTGATGAAATAAGGGCGGTCTTGATAGTTCGAAAGGGAAGATGGACGGCCAGTCGTCAAAGCTGGAGCGTGCCAGAGATTGTCAATGGCCAAAAAACCATCGTAGTTGTGGCTCGCGAGCATGATGTCAAACAGGCCGATTCGAGACAAAGCCCGTAGCATGAAAGTGAACCCTGTTGACAAAACCACTTGGAAAAACCGCGGCCAGCTGAAGTGGCTCTGGGTGATGTCCAACCCGATGGAATGATTCAACGGCCGAATCAAAGAGGTCTTGTGGCAAACCAGGTTTCCTCCCTCAGCTTAACGACGAGAAGCTTTGAATCAGTGCGGCAGGCCCTATCATTACGATATCACACAGAAACATATCCAATATATCACCCAGATTCCGGCACTGAAAAACGGGCAACAAAAAAGACCTCAACTTTTTGTGAAATCAGTTCAGGATGTTACGAGACTTAAGAGTGCCATTCGGTTCGTAGGTTTCTTCGCCACAATTCGTTTGGTGGCGTCGCGTTGCATTTTTCGCCCGCCGATTGAAACCCAAAAACCCGCAGGATGAATGGACAGGCTTCCTTCCGACACATCTACGGCAACCCTTAGGAAAGCTTCGAATGGGCTCAGGAGATTTGGCCTGAAAAACCGACATGGCAACTTGACAAGACGGCGGCATCTGCGTACATGTGCTCATGTACGTCAACACAGGAGTCGACGTTCCTGAAACAATTTGGATGGTAACCACGCGGCCTACAGTCGTTGAACCGGCGCCATAGCACGATGGATCGATCGGCTGCAAACCCTATCGCCTAGCCGTCGTCACACACGCGACGAAGTGAAAGACAATCTGGCGAACTTGACGGGCGATAAATGGCTCATGGCCGCCCAAGACGACGACAGATAGAATGTCGGTCCCTGCGCGTCCGGGATACCCATAGGCCAGGCCTTTCCACATGCGTTCGTCACGTGGCCGCTGGAAACTGTCAACGACAGCAGGGTGGTGCGGGAACTTCTTGGTCACAAGGAGGTGGAGACCACGATGATGTGCAGCCATGGCCTCAGCTGGGGCAGTAAGGGAGTCCGGAATCCTGTAGACGATTTGTGAGGGAGAGAAGGCGTTATCTATTTAAAGGGTTGCCTTTCGCCGCACCCCTGCCAGAAAACAGCATGTCTATTTACAGACGGGGAATATGCGCACGAAGGGCCACGGGCTAGCGAAGAACCATTGTGATATGGGACTTTTAACAAAAGACCCTATGCACATTGTTAGGCATCATTAAATGGAGGTTTAAATGAAGCGTCAAAGATACCAAATTAAGTTTCCACCGACAAAACCTCATCAGTTGGAACAAGATCAGTCATTTTTTTATCTCTATGAAAATGATCAAGAAATCACATTACGATTTCATGATTATGCCGAGCTTTACAAACGCCCTGGCTTGTATGAGCAACTTTTTTATCAACGCCTCCGCTGCCGATCGCCGCAAAAAGTTGTTGAGATATTGAGCAAAGTCCTGAAAGAGAATGGCGTGGAAATGGCCGAGTTGCGAGTGCTTGACCTTGGAGCCGGAAATGGAATGGTCGGCGAACTCCTTCAAGTGGCGCGCGTCATTGGGGTTGATATTATTGAGGAGGCGTATCTCGCCTGCGAACGTGATCGCCCCGGAGTGTATGATGCGTATTATGTCGCTGATATGTCTAACCTGGATGCCAGCATAGAGGAGGAATTGAAGGATTGGCAAATTGACTGTTTAACCTGTGTGGCGGCACTTGGTTTTGGAGATATTCCCGTCAGCGCGTTCATGACAGCGTTCAATTTCGTGGAAGTTGGTGGCTGGATCGCCTTTAACATCAAGGAGACGTTTTTACAGGAAAGCGACGAGACTGGTTTCTCGCGCCTCACGAAATACCTTCTGATGAGTGACACACTGGAGGTTCATCATTTGGAGAGGTATAGGCATCGCATTTCTATCGATGGACGTCCCCTGTTTTATTACGCACTCGTTGGGAAGAAGATGTCTCATATTTCACCAAAGGTCATGCATGACTTTGAATCTGCCACATAAGGGTTCTTCTTCATCAGCATACAAGGTGATGCCTAACAATTGCATGAACGCGGCCCCAAAGATTGCCATTATTGGGGCGTGGTTTACCCTGTGCTGTTAGCCGAGGCGCCCGAGCCCAGGACGCGTCGACGGCCTTTGCTGCGATTCCGGAGACATGTTCGTGCCGTCGCTGGCGTGCTTCCACGCAAACACCACCGGCAGCGGTGTTCCTGGTTCGCGTGGCGCCGCGCCGATACGTCCATCTACGGTCGGTAGACCTACCACACGGGTTGGCGCCAGGCCAAGGTGACCGTGGGATTTCGGGGCCTCGATGAGGGGCGGGTTAGGAACCCGCCCCTACCCAAAAAAATGACACGGGTAGCCGGAAATGGTGCATCAATTCTAAATGTTTTCCGTGCGGCACATGAACCACATTCGAAACACCCCCGGCGTTTCTGTATGGCAACGCAACTGTGACCAACACACGATCCGTAACGATGTCTTCTCGCTTCACACACGTGAAGATGTTGTGAACAATCCATGGCCATGGGCATTGGAACGTTATCACTTCGCCTGGGGGATGCATTCATTGCTTCCACGGGACGAACCTTGGCGCTTTTGACCGAATCCACGCTCGAACAGGCCGCCCCCACCGGCGGGGCCGACGCTCCTGCCGCCGCTACGATCTTGCCACGCGCAGGCCGTTTGCCACCGCCGCCAATTCGGAGCTTTCATGGACAAACACGGCAAGGGCCACGCTCATGGTCCCTGCAAGCGCCGCCGGGATAAGCACAGCTAAGATCGCAAGGGAAAAAGCGATATTTTGCCGAGCGATCTTCCGAGCGGTTCTTCCCAGCTGGGTGGCGTAGGCGAGCTTCTCGAGATCGTCGGCCATGAGTGCCACATCGGCAGCGTGTATAGCCGTATCGCTTCCTGCCGTTCCCATGGCAACCCCCACCGTGGCCTGCGCCAAAGCGGGGGCATCGTTGATGCCATCGCCTACCATGGCCACTGCCCCGTCGGTTTTTTCCAGCTCCTTTACGGCCAAGACCTTATCTTCCGGCTTGAGGTCGGCTCGCACCTCGTCAATGCCCAGTTCCTTGGCAAGGGCACGGGCAGAGAGCTGGGTATCGCCGGTCAACATAACCACTTTGAACCCTTGACGATGAAGCGCCTCAATGGCCGATTTTGCCTCGGGCCGAGGCTCATCCCTGATGGCAACCAGGCCTTCGAGGGCATCTTCCGTACCCACAAGGATCACCGTCTTGCCCTCCTTTTTGAGGGCCTCAATGGCGGCCGCCACCGGCGCTTGCTGTGAGAGTTTTGCCAACAAGGTCTCCTTGCCCACATACACCGTGCGGCCTGCCACCGTCGCTCGTGCTCCATAGCCCACCAGGGAACTGAAGTCCGTCACATCAACCGGGCGCACTTCCATCTCTTCGGCCTTTTTGACAATGGCTTTGGCCAAGGGGTGTTCAGAAAACCTTTCCACGCTGTACGCCAGGCTCAGAACCCTCGCGGCATCCCCACGGATGGGCACAACATCCGTCACCGTGGGTTCCCCTCTGGTGAGAGTACCCGTTTTATCAAAGGCGACTACCTTGATTTTCCCCAAGTTCTCCAAATGCACGCCTCCTTTGATGAGCACGCCGCTGCGACCAGCTTTGCTGATCCCTGCGGCAATGGCCACCGGCGTGGACATGACAAGGGCGCACGGCGCGGCAGCCACCAGGAATACAACCGCCTTCGTCATCCAGTCCCTAAGGGGCAGCCCGAGCGTGCCCGGAAGAACTACCAAGAGCACCGCGCCGGCCAGCACAAAAGGCGCATACATCCTGCCGAACTTTTCAATAAAAAGCTGCGCCTTTCCCTTTTGCTCTTGCGCTTCCTCGACCAAGTGAATCATCTTGGCGAGGGTGTTATCTTCAAAGGTGGCTGTTACCTGAACTGTGAGCGTGCCTTCCTGGTTGAACGTTCCTGCAAAAACCCGCATGCCCTCTTTTTTTGCCACGGGCATGGATTCCCCCGTGACCGGTGCTTCGTTGACGCTGGAGCGGCCTTCCACAATGATGCCGTCAGTGGCGATGTTCTCGCCTGGTCGCACCAGAAATAGGTCGCCCACCTTCAGGTCCTGGGCGGGAACAGTGGCTTCTTGACCGTCCCTCAGAACCTGGGCGGTGTGGGGGGCCAAATCAAAGAGTTTCCGTATGGCCGCACGGGTCCGGGCGTAAGTGAGTTCTTCCAGACCTTCCGCGGTGCCATAAAGGAAGACCAAGAAGGCCGCCTCATCCCACATACCTAAAATAGCTGAGCCGACGGCAGCGGCCATCATAAGGATTTCAATGCCAATGACTCTTTCTTGGAAGAGTTCCTCAAAGCCTTCCCGTGACCAGTGGTAGCCGCCAAGAATCATGGCCACCAGGTACGCGGCGATTTCAGCCGACCGAGGTAGCCAGCCCCCATGGGCGAGGGCAAAGGAAAAACCGGTAAGCAGCCCGGCTAACAAGGCGTTGCGCACAGGCGGATAGGCATACCATGCACCCTCAAAAATGGCTTTTTCTTGGCCTGCCTCCATGTGTTCATGTCCTCCTGTGGTCCCATCCAAACAGTTCAGCCCAAAGCGATAGTGTCCAATGAGTGACGTGGAGCACGACAGCCACCCTGTCCAGGGGATGGTCGGTGGCTATCTGCCGAATGGTGAGTGCCGTTGTCAGCTGAATCCCCATGTGGTGTCCTTCCTCGGCATGGTGATGTGGATTTCACGGGCCTGCAGGTCGCGCTTGGCCTCTTCTCTGCTTTCAAAGCTGGATGTGAAAGCAATCGGGTCGAAGACTTGTTCACGCCCGCCGATCATCTCATCCGTCGTCTTCTTGATCACGGTGGGATAAATGAGATGCGCTTTAATGCGGCCATCGATTGCGATTTCAGCCCCCTTTCTTATCTGTTGCTTACGGATTCTAAGCCCGAATGCGCTCTACGGACACTCCACCGGCGATCGCCGAAAGGTTTTGCTTGCGCAGACATCTGAAGTCTTTGCCGGCTGATGTCAATTTCCTAGGTGGTGTCCTGCCCCTTGTTTTCTCACCGGGGTTACCTGGGGCCGAAGAGGATCACAAGTCCTCCCAAAAGGCAGATTCCCACCCCTATGGAATCCCATCTATCGGGCAACTTGTTTTCAACAAGCCACAGCCAGACAAGTGAAGCGGCAATGTAGATGCTTCCATACGCCGCATAGGCACGTCCGGCGAAATCAGACTCCACCTTGGTCAAAAAGTAGGCGAAGGCGGTCAAAGACAAGAGGCCTGGTAAAATCACCCATGCCGGCTTATGCAGTCTAAGCCAGGCCCAGAACGAAAAGCAGCCGCCGATTTCAGCGAAAGCTGCCAGAACATAGAACACATAGCTTTTGATCAAATTTCATTCTCCTCATGGGCTTTCCCTTTTCTCTGTGAACGACAGAAGCCGCACGGTCCGGTCGAGGCAAACTGCGGCGACGCTGCCGGAGAAGTTTTTATGACCTGAAAGGCCTCGAGCCAATAAAAAAATAAGGGCGACAGGATCGCCATGATATGGACCAGATTGTCCGGCAGCACCTGGTCGCTGGCCATCACTCGGGCGAAAACCCACGGAAAGGAAGCAGCTTGTCATCGCCGGTGAACAAGAAAAATCAATCCGCCGAGGATCTGGGCCGTGGGGATGGACAGGTTCCGCCGCCGAAGCTCAACCCATAGGCTGTCGTCAGAAAAAAGCAGGTCAGCGTCAGGGAGTAAAACAGCCTGCCAATCTCGGCGATGGCCATGGGCCTGAGCATGTCGTCGCCTTCACCCAGGTTGACCGCCACGGGAATCAGCACTAGGACCGTCGTGAGCTGGGTCATCAGAATGGGCCGGACCCTAATCGGCCTGCCGAAAAGGCGTGCTCTGCACTTTGAAAAACAAATCGGTGCCATGTTGCTCAAAGACATAAGGATATGCACGTTCACGCTTTTTTAAAGAAAAATGGCCTCTAGAATAAATTATGATCGCATCAAGACATCCACCGGACGGTCAACGCCGCCGGTGATCCCGGCCTTTAGGCCCGAAAGGCGAGTCGGCCATCAATGGAGAGTTAGGCGATCATAAGTTTGTTGAAAAAAGGCAGGCCATGGAGAAGCCGTTCTCTTTCGCCAGGGTTTGAAGCGGCATCGAATGCATAAGTCTGCCACTTATCGGCTTTCAAAGGCACCATTTGAGTGTGGCTTCCTTTGTCCAAAACGACCCAGATCGAAGGCCTCTTCGTCCAACAGGCCCCTGATGGGGCAGAGTCGCTCCCCCTCCATGGTCATCCACTGAAGTATGCGGACGCCAACCCGGTTGGGGATCATGATTCGCCCCCTGGTTATGAACTCACAGCACCTCGGTGCCTGGTCACCTATGATGGCCTTGCGACCACATTTGCCAAGGATTCGCCGAGGAACCGTTGCAGGTCAAGCATGCAAGCCTTTTGCGCAAGACAGCCAGGTTGTTTCGGTTTTGGAATAGACGATATGATAGAAAGGAATCCTTCGAAAACCAGCATGGATATTTTGGCCCGGGGCGACAGATTGGAAAGATATCGCGAACCCAGAAGTTTCAGGAACGCTTCCTAATGTTAGCACTATGTGAGATGAAAGGAGCCTTTCATAATGAGAAAATCAATCGGCTTAAAGAGAAGAAACAGACCGTCTCAAAGTGTCAAAACGACGCTTCCTCCTGGATCTCCGGTTTTCATTGGCGAAAAAAGAGTGGAGAAAATCCGAATTGATATTATCGATTACAATGAAAACAGCATAAAAGAATGCCGGGATGCCGATCTAAAGGAATGCGAGCGGCTGGCAAAAGGCCAAACCGTTACCTGGATCAACGTCATCGGTATTCACGATCCGGGAATCATAGAAGGCATAGGAAGTATCTTCAATCTTCACCCCTTAACGATAGAGGATATTGTGAACACAAACCAGCGTCCCAAAATGGAAGAGTTCCCTGACTATTTATTCATCGTCCTCAAGATGAGCACCTACAATGATGAGACGAATAATCTCGAAATGGAGCATGTCAGCCTGATCCTCGGCGACAACTTCGTCATATCGTTTCAGGAAGAGGAGGGCGACGTGTTCGAACCGGTGCGCCAACGCCTTCGCTCGTCAAAAGGCCGAATTCGAAAACTGAAATCAGATTACCTCGCCTATGCCTTGATGGATGCGGTGGTTGATCATTATTTTGTGGCCGTGGAACGGATGGGCGACTGGATTGAGGAGGTTGATGACCGGATCGTCGCCGAACCCAAGCAGGAAGATATTCAGGAAATTCACCGGCTCAAAAAAAATATTTTGATCTTGCGTAAGGCGGTATGGCCCCTGCGCGAAGAAATCGGATCTCTCGAAAAAAGCGCATCGCATCTTATCCACCCGGAAACCAGACTGTTCCTTCGGGATCTTTATGACCACACTATTCAGGTTATCGATATAACTGAGACGTTTCGAGATCTTGTAGGCGGCATGCATGACACCTATCTATCGGGTATCAGCAACCGCATGAATGAGATTATGAAGGTCCTGACTATTTTTTCAACCATATTCATACCGTTGACCTTTATTGCCGGGGTGTACGGCACCAATTTCGATAATATTCCCGAGCTGCATTTCAAGTACGGCTATTTTGCCATGCTGGGGCTCATGCTGATCGTCGCCTTGCTTATGCTGAGATTTTTTAAGCGGCGCGGCTGGATTTAACGCGCTATTTAATAGCAGCATGATATGGAAATCCCTCAATAGGTCACCAGCCAAGTAGGGCAACACATCTGCCTAAGGCACAACGCCATGAATGCCGCCGACGGCTCGGGTCTTTTTCAATCCTCGGCAGATCATCGAAAGATGTTCAAAAAAAGCCGAAGCTCTTCTTAGGGAGGAAGAGAGCTCGTCTTGGGAGTGAAAACGGAGCTTGAGGGTCAGGGCCAAAACGCGAGTTGGGGGAAAAGTCGCCTCCAGTTCAGCGTCGATAGCGGTGATTATTCGGACGGTGTCATGAACCTCGCCGCCCGCCATAAGGGCTGCACCCAGATTCAGGGGGTGAACCCGGGCCCCGGCACCGACAGGAGAGCCAAAAGTCGGCCGTTGGGTTTGAACTCGAACGTTGGCTCGAAAGCGCCGGCACTGCTTCCGGCAAGTTGAACTAAATTAAGGGGTCACGATGGAGACCCCGCTGCGGCTTTCCTCGTGAAGAAAAGGTAGTTCAAATCAGACCTTACGCCGGCGCCCCAGCACCCGGCCGGCGAGGCCGGAACCGATCAGACCGGAACCCAAGAGCAGCAGCGTTCCCGGTTCGGGAACGTGGTAGGTCACGTCGTGGGAGCCGGGATTGTTCATAAGTGTGGAGGCGATTGTGGAGACGATTTGGGAGTTCCCCCTTTCGTCGGTTTGAATGGCCATCACGTCGAAGTGGACCCAAGCGAACTTGAGGGTTCCGAAGGTGAAGGTGATGTGCTTGATCTCGCCCAAGGCGTTCCCCTCCTCGGGTTTGGTGAAATCGGGGACTGGCTCCTTCGCCGAGAAATTGCCGATGTCAAAATAGAGAAAATCGGCGACGTCGTCCTTAACCGGGTAATGAACGTTGGGGAAATAACTGTTCTCTGAGTAGTGGAAGGCGGTGGTAGATTTTGTGCTGTTATCAATGTAAATGTAGATCGTGAAATTTTCTTTAATTAATTCTAAGTTGTAGGAGGAATCCGGCACCGAAGCTATCAGGATCGCTCCATGCGAGTCAAAAGCATTAGGAAGTTGTTCATTTATATCTGTCCAATCAGGTCCTTTTTCGTATTTCCCACCAAGCCACAGCGACGAGTCCTTATTTTCATTGTTCGCCAGGACCCCGCCCACCACAATCGATGTTCCCGTGGTGAAGGCGGTCTCCTCGTCTGGGCCCATGGTCGTGTAGTCCACATATCCGCCGTTCCCGTCCGACACGCCCACCTGCAGGGTCGGTACCGCCAGGGCCGGCGCTACCCAACACCCCCATATAGCAATTATAACGAAAAGGATCCTTCCGCGCATAACGACTCCTCTTGATAAAGGGATAATCTCAATCTCGCCGCCCTTTTGATGATTTACCTCTACCTAAGCCGACCCGATATCCAGACAAATCATCGGCAACAACAGGCGGATATTTTTCTATCTTAGAAAGATGCATGCCATCTTTTCGTAATTCCAAAGTCGATCGGAATTATGATGATAATTTGAAAGGTTATGGTCTCCGTGACGAGGCTCTGGGATCATGCCCTGGCAGAAAGTGTGCAATGATTTTCCGCTCGAGTGTGCAAGCGTCATCACTTGGGCGGTAATGCCTTGCAAACTTGGCCGGCGGGCCCGCCCGGGTCTGGAGGAGCAGTTCGAAAGCAAATAAAAAAGAAAAAATTCTCAGAAAACGGGAAAG
The sequence above is a segment of the Desulfosoma caldarium genome. Coding sequences within it:
- a CDS encoding heavy metal translocating P-type ATPase, producing the protein MEAGQEKAIFEGAWYAYPPVRNALLAGLLTGFSFALAHGGWLPRSAEIAAYLVAMILGGYHWSREGFEELFQERVIGIEILMMAAAVGSAILGMWDEAAFLVFLYGTAEGLEELTYARTRAAIRKLFDLAPHTAQVLRDGQEATVPAQDLKVGDLFLVRPGENIATDGIIVEGRSSVNEAPVTGESMPVAKKEGMRVFAGTFNQEGTLTVQVTATFEDNTLAKMIHLVEEAQEQKGKAQLFIEKFGRMYAPFVLAGAVLLVVLPGTLGLPLRDWMTKAVVFLVAAAPCALVMSTPVAIAAGISKAGRSGVLIKGGVHLENLGKIKVVAFDKTGTLTRGEPTVTDVVPIRGDAARVLSLAYSVERFSEHPLAKAIVKKAEEMEVRPVDVTDFSSLVGYGARATVAGRTVYVGKETLLAKLSQQAPVAAAIEALKKEGKTVILVGTEDALEGLVAIRDEPRPEAKSAIEALHRQGFKVVMLTGDTQLSARALAKELGIDEVRADLKPEDKVLAVKELEKTDGAVAMVGDGINDAPALAQATVGVAMGTAGSDTAIHAADVALMADDLEKLAYATQLGRTARKIARQNIAFSLAILAVLIPAALAGTMSVALAVFVHESSELAAVANGLRVARS
- a CDS encoding efflux RND transporter permease subunit; translation: MSLSNMAPICFSKCRARLFGRPIRVRPILMTQLTTVLVLIPVAVNLGEGDDMLRPMAIAEIGRLFYSLTLTCFFLTTAYGLSFGGGTCPSPRPRSSAD
- the brxF gene encoding BREX-3 system P-loop-containing protein BrxF, with the translated sequence MAESLADQIIEKIGQAAELYYRLVLLVAPAGSGKTAVLRDVHERTGSPLINVNLELSRRMLNLTERQRVLQLPGLLAQIVAASEADVVAPEREATCQAGVVLLDNIELLFDVSLKQDPLRLLQGLSRNKTVVAAWSGEIRNERRGLRSELGTPDNSSRITQSSSLYLVYATPDHPEYQRYPLRDLLVVNPKADA
- the corA gene encoding magnesium/cobalt transporter CorA codes for the protein MRKSIGLKRRNRPSQSVKTTLPPGSPVFIGEKRVEKIRIDIIDYNENSIKECRDADLKECERLAKGQTVTWINVIGIHDPGIIEGIGSIFNLHPLTIEDIVNTNQRPKMEEFPDYLFIVLKMSTYNDETNNLEMEHVSLILGDNFVISFQEEEGDVFEPVRQRLRSSKGRIRKLKSDYLAYALMDAVVDHYFVAVERMGDWIEEVDDRIVAEPKQEDIQEIHRLKKNILILRKAVWPLREEIGSLEKSASHLIHPETRLFLRDLYDHTIQVIDITETFRDLVGGMHDTYLSGISNRMNEIMKVLTIFSTIFIPLTFIAGVYGTNFDNIPELHFKYGYFAMLGLMLIVALLMLRFFKRRGWI
- a CDS encoding choice-of-anchor N protein, encoding MRGRILFVIIAIWGCWVAPALAVPTLQVGVSDGNGGYVDYTTMGPDEETAFTTGTSIVVGGVLANNENKDSSLWLGGKYEKGPDWTDINEQLPNAFDSHGAILIASVPDSSYNLELIKENFTIYIYIDNSTKSTTAFHYSENSYFPNVHYPVKDDVADFLYFDIGNFSAKEPVPDFTKPEEGNALGEIKHITFTFGTLKFAWVHFDVMAIQTDERGNSQIVSTIASTLMNNPGSHDVTYHVPEPGTLLLLGSGLIGSGLAGRVLGRRRKV
- a CDS encoding class I SAM-dependent DNA methyltransferase, whose amino-acid sequence is MKRQRYQIKFPPTKPHQLEQDQSFFYLYENDQEITLRFHDYAELYKRPGLYEQLFYQRLRCRSPQKVVEILSKVLKENGVEMAELRVLDLGAGNGMVGELLQVARVIGVDIIEEAYLACERDRPGVYDAYYVADMSNLDASIEEELKDWQIDCLTCVAALGFGDIPVSAFMTAFNFVEVGGWIAFNIKETFLQESDETGFSRLTKYLLMSDTLEVHHLERYRHRISIDGRPLFYYALVGKKMSHISPKVMHDFESAT
- a CDS encoding YnfA family protein → MKSYVFYVLAAFAEIGGCFSFWAWLRLHKPAWVILPGLLSLTAFAYFLTKVESDFAGRAYAAYGSIYIAASLVWLWLVENKLPDRWDSIGVGICLLGGLVILFGPR